In the Populus trichocarpa isolate Nisqually-1 chromosome 1, P.trichocarpa_v4.1, whole genome shotgun sequence genome, one interval contains:
- the LOC127905384 gene encoding uncharacterized protein LOC127905384 — MKKSDPLPEPTQEIIQRIPFPQRLKKNKLDKQFSKFLDVFKKLQINIPFADALEQMPSYVKFLKDILSNKRKLEEYDTVALTEECNAILQKKLPPKLKDPGSFTIPCSIGNSIFEKALCDLGASINLMPLSIFKKLGLGEARPTTVTLQLADRSLKHPRGIIEDVLVKVGKFIFPADFIILDMEEDNEIPILLGRPFLATRGALIDVKKGELRLKVNEEEVIFNVFKAIKQPDMGESCFSIQVVDSLINDKVKLPTDPLEACLVNNVLEEDAEIAEYTCWMDSFEPNRRRYFEDLGQPAPKIKSTSEQA; from the coding sequence ATGAAAAAATCTGATCCTCTGCCAGAACCAACGCAAGAAATAATACAGAGAATTCCATTTCCACAACGTCTCAAGAAGAATAAACTTGATAAgcaattttctaaatttcttgatgtgtttaaaaaattgcAGATTAACATTCCTTTTGCAGATGCTCTTGAACAAATGCCAAGCTATGTGAAATTTTTGAAGGACATCCTCTCAAACAAAAGAAAGCTAGAGGAATATGATACTGTTGCTCTTACTGAGGAATGCAATGCCATTTTGCAGAAGAAACTGCCTCCTAAACTTAAGGATCCAGGGAGTTTTACTATACCATGTTCCATTGGAAATTCTATATTTGAAAAAGCTTTATGTGATTTAGGTGCAAGTATTAATCTCATGcctttatctatttttaagaAGCTTGGTTTAGGTGAAGCAAGGCCAACCACAGTAACACTGCAGCTAGCTGACAGGTCATTGAAGCATCCAAGGGGCATAATTGAAGACGTACTGGTGAAAGTGGGCAAGTTCATCTTTCCAGCAGACTTCATCATACTGGATATGGAGGAGGATAATGAGATTCCTATCTTGCTTGGCCGGCCATTCTTGGCCACTAGAGGTGCGTTAATTGATGTGAAGAAAGGGGAGCTGCGGTTAAAGGTGAATGAAGAGGAGGTGATTTTCAATGTGTTCAAAGCCATCAAACAGCCAGATATGGGGGAGAGTTGCTTCAGCATTCAAGTGGTGGACTCTTTAATTAATGACAAAGTCAAGCTTCCAACTGACCCGTTGGAAGCATGTTTGGTAAATAATGTACTGGAAGAGGATGCTGAAATAGCAGAATATACATGTTGGATGGACTCTTTTGAACCTAACCGCAGAAGATACTTTGAAGATTTGGGACAACCagcaccaaaaataaaatcaaccagTGAACAAGCATAG
- the LOC7475122 gene encoding embryo-specific protein ATS3B — translation MIDGKALVTFWLYLAVVFTPPQAKSKITQPQPLTSFKINTTLQNTASSCSYTVTIRTSCSSSRYTRDRISLAFGDAYGYQVYVPRLDDPRSRTFESCSTDTFHIDGPCTYQICYVYLYRNGYDGWKPESITISGYYTSSVTFYYNTFIPNAVWYGFNHCNAASSSA, via the exons atgatcGACGGCAAAGCACTGGTGACTTTTTGGCTGTATTTGGCTGTTGTATTCACACCGCCACAAGCCAAGTCAAAGATTACACAGCCACAGCCCCTCACTTCCTTCAAGATCAACACGACGCTGCAG AATACTGCAAGCAGCTGTTCTTACACGGTGACAATAAGAACAAGCTGTTCTTCAAGTCGGTATACACGTGATCGGATCAGCCTTGCATTTGGAGATGCTTATGGGTATCAG GTATATGTTCCGAGACTTGATGATCCACGTTCAAGAACATTTGAGAGTTGCTCAACAGATACATTTCACATTGATGGGCCGTGTACATACCAGATCTGCTATGTGTACCTCTACAGAAATGGCTACGATGGCTGGAAACCTGAGTCTATCACCATATCTGGCTATTACACTTCTTCTGTTACATTTTACTACAACACATTCATCCCTAATGCTGTTTGGTATGGCTTTAATCATTGTaatgctgcttcttcttccgcTTGA